The DNA segment CCTGGGTCGCAGATTCCGTGAGCATGAATCACCTCCTGGCGTGTATTCTAGCCGCAGGAGAGGCTTTATGAATAACGCGGACTGGCTGTCCTCTCCGGACATGCCATCGTTCTGAGATCGTCCTTCTTCCGATGTCGAGTATGAGTTTGATTTCCGAAATCCCAAATCCGAACTCCGGCTCTTACAATCCTTCCTTCGGCTCCCAGAGCTCGACCTTGTTGCCCTCGGGGTCCACGAACCAACCGAATCGTCCGTAGCTCTCCTCCATGATCTCCCCGACGATGGTCGCTCCGCCCTCGGTGACCTGCTTGAGGGCGCCGTCAAGATCGTCGACCATGAGGTTGACCATGAACTCGCTGGTCGAAGGTTCGAAGTACTCGGTTTCCTTGTCGAAAGGCGCCCACACGGTGAGTCCTCCGACCGGCACCGAGCCGGGCAGGAAGCTCGCGCCATACGGCGGGTCGACCGGCATTTCGAGCCACTTTCGGTACCAGGCACCGAGCTTCTCCGGGTCCTCGGTTTTGAAGAACACACCACCGACACCCAACACTTTTGCCATTCGATTCTCCTTGTCACTGATATTTGGACAATAACAAAACGGCTCGGGCATTCGCATCTGCTGGCGCAGCTCGGTATAGAATGCCGAGATGCGGCATGAATGGCGGCGCCGGCTTTGGGGACGCCTGCAGAATGTGCGGGCTCGGTTGGAGGGCGTCGGTAACGACGTCACACGAGTTCGTCTTACGAGCATTGGGGCGCAGTTCCTCGGGATGGAGGTCGACGCCTTCCTGGTTGGCGACATCCTCGTC comes from the Acidobacteriota bacterium genome and includes:
- a CDS encoding VOC family protein; amino-acid sequence: MAKVLGVGGVFFKTEDPEKLGAWYRKWLEMPVDPPYGASFLPGSVPVGGLTVWAPFDKETEYFEPSTSEFMVNLMVDDLDGALKQVTEGGATIVGEIMEESYGRFGWFVDPEGNKVELWEPKEGL